A genomic window from Silene latifolia isolate original U9 population chromosome Y, ASM4854445v1, whole genome shotgun sequence includes:
- the LOC141626369 gene encoding large ribosomal subunit protein eL29z-like, translating into MAKSKNHTAHNQSYKAHKNGIKKPRKHRHHSTKGMDPKFLRNQRYARKHNKKVDEGSAEE; encoded by the exons ATGGCAAAGTCGAAGAATCACACAGCACACAATCAGTCTTACAAGGCTCACAAGAATGGCATTAAGAAGCCCCGTAAACACCGTCATCATTCCACCAAAGGG ATGGACCCAAAGTTCTTGAGGAACCAGAGGTACGCCAGGAAGCACAACAAGAAGGTTGATGAGGGTTCTGCTGAGGAATAA